CTAAATTCTACATTGAAAAATTGAAAATAGTAGTTTAATTTCTACAAGTTGGAAAAGATACATAAATAAGTCCGTGTATATGAAGATAATAGATTCGCTCGGCGAAGGTGGTAGTTTTTTTTTAGGAAGGCTAGATCTCTAACCAGTGGTTGTTTGAGGGAGCAATATAGCTATAGCACGCATGTGTAGCATTGTGATAGATCTGGCGATGTTTTAGGGCCGAAAAAAGATGGTATGTAAGTTATGAGAACATACAAATTTTAAATTTATAAGAGGGACAAAGAATTAAACAGTATGTGATAGACTTGGATAGTTATTTTACCGAGACATTGAACTCACCAAGAGAAACTAAAGGCAACCTTAATTTTACCTCGGCATAAAATGCACAGTCATCAAATAGGAGCGCGAAAATGAAATAAGAGAATAGGTTGACAACAATAACTTTTAAGACaataaaatggttgatcatagCTATTGTAGTGTGTGTGGATGGATATAGTATAAATGCACGGAGAGAAGGCTATAATTAAACAAATAAAAGTATATTAAAATATTTTGaactaaaaaaaaatcaaagatgtTATAGCGAAGAAAGCTACTACTCATATATTATCTGGGCAGACAAGCTCGAtagttactccctccgtcccgaaATACTATATTATGAGTTCTAAAAATTGTACTTAttcaaatttaacaaaatttttAAAAAAGGAAAATATAATTTGAGGTGAAACTTCTTGTTTAGATTTAACCCATGTGTACATGTGTCATTTAAGTATTACTTTAAGTTTGTCTTAATTGTTTCTGCAATGTGTGTAttacaggacggagggagtactatataACAAGCCTGGTTATTGCTTTATCTTTTTCTGACAAAAAGCTAAAATTTAACCTTAATATAATATGCTACCTGTATGACTTTGGAGGATTTTTGCACGCACACTAAAAAGTCTCTCTGTAGGCTGCACTTTAGGGTGAACTTTTCCCCTCTTCTTGGATCTTATAATCCCAAAGATATCATGTACAAGTacttacaaagaaagcaaatcaATCACTGATGCGCTTTTACCATTGTTTATTTATAGGCACTTGCATTACCTAATTCAGCTTATCAAAGGAGCCGTTGTCCCATATATCCACACCGGGAACGAGAGCTCAAGAAACGCGGGGCCAGCCAACTACCAATGGCACCAATGGCGTCAGGAGCCCGGACCCAGTGGTCATTCTCATGCAGCTAAGTAGGACGAcggaaggagatggagatcgccgGTGTCTGCAACGTGAGGGGCAGTCCATATCGTGGCCCACATCCACAGTGACCGCTTGTGGGCCCGTGTTTCTTTCCAGTTTTTCGTTTGACCGGTGATCCTGCCTACTCTGTCAGTCGGTCTATATATTGCGTCCTTGAGATACAACACTTCACTGTGCCACATTGAAACGAGCTCTCTTGAGCTTGAACACCACTAAACTATTCGCATTCTCTGCAGTGCAGCACAGGGCAGAGCAAGAAGCCGTCAACGATGGCTTCCGCTGCGCTGCCGGCGGCCGTCGAGCCCGGGAAGAAGGGCAACGTCAAGTTCGCCTTCGCCTGCGCCATCCTCGCCTCCATGACCTCCATCCTTCTCGGCTATGGTACCAACACACTCACTTCACTTCGCCCTTGACAGGGTATTGCCTAGCCTAGTACGGCGCGGCGTCCTTTTTTGTTTCGGTTCGCTTTTGCTTTTTGCGTGGGCATGAGGCTTATGAGGTACGGCCGGACTTTGCAGATATCGGAGTGATGAGCGGTGCGTCTCTGTACATCAAGAAGGACCTGGGAATCACCGACGTGCAGCTGGAGGTcctgatgggcatcctcaacgtCTACTCGCTCATCGGCTCCTTCGCGGCGGGGCGGACGTCCGACTGGATCGGCCGCCGCTACACCATCGTGTTCGCGGCGGTGATCTTCTTCGCGGGCGCCTTCCTCATGGGCTTCGCCGTCAACTACGGGATGCTCATGTTCGGCCGCTTCGTCGCCGGGGTCGGCGTGGGCTACGCGCTCATGATCGCGCCTGTGTACACGGCCGAGGTGTCCCCCGCGTCGGCCCGTGGCTTCCTGACTTCCTTCCCGGAGGTGTTCATCAACTTCGGCATCCTTCTGGGCTACGTGTCCAACTACGCCTTTTCTCACCTCCCGCCCCGCCTCGGCTGGCGCGTCATGCTCGGCATCGGCGCGGCGCCGTCCGTCGTGCTCGCCCTCATGGTGCTGGGCATGCCCGAGTCGCCCCGGTGGCTCGTCATGAAGGGCCGCCTGGCGGATGCCAAGGTGGTGCTGGGGAAGACCTCCGACACGCCAGAGGAGGCCGCGGAGAAGCTCGCCGACATCAAGGCCGCCGCCGGCATCCCCCCGGAGCTCGATGGCGACGTGGTCGCCGTGCCCAAGAAACAGAACAACGACGAGGCGCGGGTGTGGAAGGAGCTCATCCTGTCCCCGACCCCGGCCATGCGCCGCATCCTCCTCTCGGGCCTCGGCATCCACTTCTTCCAGCAGGCGTCCGGCATCGACGCCGTGGTGCTCTACAGCCCGCGCGTGTTCAAGGCCGCGGGCATCACCAGCGACAACAAGCTCCTGGGCGCCACCTGCGCCGTGGGCGTCACCAAGACGCTCTTCATCCTGGTGGCCACGTTCCTACTCGACAGAGTCGGCCGGCGGCCGCTCCTCCTGAGCAGCGTGGGCGGCATGATCGTCTCGCTGGTCGGCCTCGCCGCCGGGCTCACCGTCATCGAGCACCACCCGGACGGCAAGATCCCATGGGCCATCGGCGTGGCCATCGCGTCCACCATGGCCTACGTGGCCTTCTTCTCCATCGGCCTTGGCCCCATCACGTGGGTGTACAGCTCCGAGGTGTTCCCGCTGCACGTGCGCGCGCTCGGCTGCGCGCTGGGCGTGGCGTCCAACCGCTTGACCAGCGGCGTGATCTCCATGACCTTCATCTCGCTGACCAAGGCCATCACCATCGGCGGCGCCTTCTTCCTCTATGCCGGCGTCGCGGTGCTCGCGTgggtgttcttcttcaccttcctcCCGGAGACCCGCGGCCGGACGCTGGAGGCGATGAGCAAGCTGTTCGGCGCCACCGACGACGAGCTGAAACCCCAGGACGGGGCCACGAAAGACAAGAAGCTCGAAATGGCCGCCACCAAGTAACTTCAAAATAGAGGGTCTTGTTGGGGGGTTCTATGCGAAGAACTTGTGCAGTAGGCAGCTAGCCAGCTGCCATTGTTGCCATATGAGCTAGGCTACGCTGAAGTAACGTGGGAAGATTCGCTCGCTGGTCCGGTGCAGCTGGAGAGCGACGGCCAGCAAGCTCAGGCCGGCCAGCTCGTGGCTCTTAGAGCTTCTTAAATCATTTCTAAGTACATGCCCTGTGTTTCGTGCTTTGTTTTGTCCGTAAGATGGGTGAGCTAGCTAGCAAGTTCTTGAAGTCGATATGGCCGCCAATGCCAGGTTGCCAGTGCCGCCGCGCCGGGTGTGTATTAGAGGTGTCAGTCACGTTACTTGGTCCTGTAATAATTACTATATAATCTGTGTAGAGGGTGGTGCTGTTGCCTCGCTGCACGAGTCATGGAGGCTAGAAAATTGGTAGTGGTTCGAGGTCAAGCAAGCCATGGAGGATATGTAATATAAGGAAACGATATCTATCATCTATATCTATCTAAGAATTTGTCGTTCTGCGATCACGCGGAGATTATTTATCCCTATCAAATGGTAACCGTTGCCTAACGCAGCAAATTAGGCTTAATCAACTACTCACGGGATTGGAATCTGGGGTGTGGTTCACATAGATAGAGCTTAATAAACTTCATGTACCTTGTCAGTGCTCCAATGTCGAGAGACGAGCGAGAGTCCAAATGTAAGTTGGTCAAGGAACCTGCTGGATCACCATACCGACGGGATGATCTTTCGTAGTTTAGTATAACTAATAATAACATATATAATGTATGTAATCCTTAATCCTAATTACTATATGGTGTGGCATGTGGATGGGCCGTGTTAATTTTCGAGCCATGCGTGTGATGCGGGCCTGCTAGTCAACGGACGATTGCTGGAATGAGACCCCAACGTTGGACCTATAGTCGTTTATGCAACTTTCCAATTTTGAAAACTTAATAAACTTATATATATGCACACAATTTGGGGTATACTTTTTTGTGGGACAAATCACAAATGTTACAAAGTAGGGTTCCAGCTCTAAAAGGGCTCTCTGGCTTCTCATATGGAGCAACTCTATCTGCTGGAGTTAAAGCCG
Above is a genomic segment from Miscanthus floridulus cultivar M001 chromosome 3, ASM1932011v1, whole genome shotgun sequence containing:
- the LOC136542502 gene encoding polyol transporter 5-like, which codes for MASAALPAAVEPGKKGNVKFAFACAILASMTSILLGYDIGVMSGASLYIKKDLGITDVQLEVLMGILNVYSLIGSFAAGRTSDWIGRRYTIVFAAVIFFAGAFLMGFAVNYGMLMFGRFVAGVGVGYALMIAPVYTAEVSPASARGFLTSFPEVFINFGILLGYVSNYAFSHLPPRLGWRVMLGIGAAPSVVLALMVLGMPESPRWLVMKGRLADAKVVLGKTSDTPEEAAEKLADIKAAAGIPPELDGDVVAVPKKQNNDEARVWKELILSPTPAMRRILLSGLGIHFFQQASGIDAVVLYSPRVFKAAGITSDNKLLGATCAVGVTKTLFILVATFLLDRVGRRPLLLSSVGGMIVSLVGLAAGLTVIEHHPDGKIPWAIGVAIASTMAYVAFFSIGLGPITWVYSSEVFPLHVRALGCALGVASNRLTSGVISMTFISLTKAITIGGAFFLYAGVAVLAWVFFFTFLPETRGRTLEAMSKLFGATDDELKPQDGATKDKKLEMAATK